In Scophthalmus maximus strain ysfricsl-2021 chromosome 5, ASM2237912v1, whole genome shotgun sequence, the sequence attatttttctcatcattaTTGATCCGTTAACATGTAAGCACCAAGTGCAACTTAATAGGTGGTTGAGTTGGAGATATGGCTTCACTTTGTACTTTTGTGAAGATTTAACCACAAAACTCTGTCATATCGTACAAACACATGTTTTGAATGAAAGATATTTTGAAAAGGAACTACTAAAAACGTTAAAATGTAGTATGCGTAGAAGTGTAAAGACACGTACAGATTAAAGTTTTCAAGCACAGACACGTACATGTAGGCTATCTCAATATTGCACAGAAGAACGGTAATTGAATAAATGACCACTGCATTCATACCAATAAAATGTCCTTTGAGCTTCTGGAGAGAGCGAAAACCAGGCATGGTCAGTAAACATCTTGATTTTCAAACAGGCTAGAGAGGCAGACGCGATCACTTTAGATGGAGGGGACATCTACCAAGCTGGACTGGATGATTACGGCCTGCATCCCATCATTGCTGAGGAGTACCAATCCGGTATGTTTACTAATCAGCTGTCTTTGCCTACGAAATAAGCACGAGAAATAAAGGATGTCTAGCATTTCTTTCTCCGCTACTTGTTGTTCACTTTTGACTACTTCACAATTGTTCTGTGTGCATCTAGCTTCGGAAACCTGTTACTACGCTGTTGCTGTGGTGAAGAAGGGCTCAGGGTTTGGCTTCCAGGATCTCCAGGGAAAGAAGTCTTGTCATACCGGGGTGGGGAAATCTGCAGGCTGGAACATTCCCATAGGAACTCTGCTGTCCAAGGAATTGATCAAGTGGAAAGGCTCTGATGACATATCGTTGGAGGAGGGtgagttcagtgttttttgcccaatccttaaaaaacaacagttatGTATACGCATGGACCATCAAAAATATCGGTGGTAGTTTCAGACTCGTAGAATCATGGTGTTATCAGTGATTACTCAGACCTGTAGAAGAACTGTGCGGcctgaacatatatatattttttaatccatACAAATTTGAAGTTGTGTTACAGGAGTAAAAAGGATGTTAGCATGCTCAGGCAAGAAATGTCCCGCTGAGTGACCACTCGTTTGTGTTTTGGACTATTCCTGTAACGTAACCAGTGATGAATAGAGATTGAATAATTCACGTTAAGggaaacaaaactgaaagaGTTGACTTGTGGTGTAATTACCACAAGTGAAAAGAATGTTGACACTCTTTTGGTGTCAGGTCACCAGTCTGAGGGGGTTGGGGTGGGAGGAGTACTGAGGTGAGTTGCAGGGACTGGGACTTCATACGATCAGTATTTctaatttgattttttgttttgcagcggTAAGCAACTTCTTCCTCGAAAGCTGTGCCCCGGGGGCAACTGTCTCCAAACTGTGTAACCTGTGCAAAGGGGACTGCTCCAAGACCCACTCGGAGCCTTACTATAATTATGATGGTGCATTCAAGTCAGTATGAGTCTCTATTCGATCTTTCTTACCTTCACTTTTACTGCTGTACTGCCTCTACTCTACCAGATACCCACGCCTCTCTATGACCCtgtgatatttttatttgttttcttaaaccCATCCTCTCTGTGGAAATACACAATGCTGCTGTGATGATTTAACCTCTAAGTTGTTGCATGTGTGGATTGGTCTATTTAACAGGTGTTTGACTGAAAACAAAGGAGAAGTGGCTTTTGTGAAGCACCTCACTGTTCCTGGTCAGTGTCACACAATCATCTATCCTAAGATGTAATAAATAATTGCTTCCTTGTCATTTGTAAGCAGATCACTTGTTTCAAATATGAGTTATGAGaccataaaatacaaaatgctgCTTTTCAGTTAAAATGTCTACAATTTAGAATTTTATTAGATATGGTCAGGCACCATCACATCTATATCACAATCACtgaatattattatcatcttgTCATATAGCTAGATTACCTATTATCAATACAGCTTGCAATTAAAAGAATAGTTTGGAATGGCAAATCCGCTCCAAATGCTTTCTTATTCAAATGAATAGTTCTGCTTCAACATCTCACACTCTTTTCTTCACTCCTTTCTCGTTTATCACCATCTTCCAACTCACTCTTGTGAAACACTTTCAGAATCTGAAAAGGAAAACTACGAGCTCCTGTGCAAAGATAACAGCAGAGCGCCCATCGACAACTATGCCAATTGCAACCTCGCCAGGGTTCCAGCTCATGCTGTTGTCACTCGCAAGGACCAAGATATGGCTGACTTTATCTGGACCAGCCTCAATTCTGTAGAGGTAAAGCTCTGCACAGCACCAAGAGTGAGCTGTATAGTTGACTGTCTGATAAggaagtggagggagaggacgacGATTCGTTCAAACATGTACCCAGTGTTTCAGTTGCCTCCGCGTATGCTTGCGGCTTTTCATAATGAATCGgcttcttttgtgtcttttcagaACTTCAACCTTTTTTCATCGGAAGCCTATGCAGGTGCAAAGAACCTGATGTTCAAGGACTCGACAAAAAAGCTGGTGCAGCTGCCCCCGAACACAGACCACTTCGTGTATCTGGGTCCTACATACATAACAATCCTCAATTCCCTGAAGAAAGGTATTGTAAACATGAGCaggtcaaacacacagattcacTTTCAAAACagatcagacaaacacatttattgacAGCAGCCATTGGCCTTTGGTTCTATTTCACTTCACCTTTCCAGTGAATATCCCAAGCACTCCGTCCAATGCCTTGAAATGGTGTGTTGTGGGCAGCAATGAGGCCACCAAGTGTGACAGTTGGAGCGACGCCGCAAACAACGACCCCGAGATTGTCTGCACCAAAGCCCACTCATTTGAAGAGTGCCTGAAAAAGATTATGGTAAAACAGTCTTGGGTGAAACATGCAAATCTGTTACTAccaatgtttttgctttattttgtgctatttgtttctcatttttatattctgctcTGCCAAAATCATCCCGCAGCGCGAAGAGGCTGATGCTGTGACAGTCGATGGAGGGGAGGTGTACACAGCTGGAAAGTGTGGCCTGGTTCCTGTTATGGTGGAGCAGTATGACCAAGGTGCAAACTGAAATAAACTTGTACAatcctgtgttttttattccaaaGTCTCTACCTGAGTAACATTTGCTCGTCTGTCTCTCCACAGAGCAGTGCAGTTCCACCGGAGGTAATAAATCAgtctgtgtttatatatttcatctAACCAATAACGCGCATGTTCAATCAATTTAGGTATTCCCTACTAATTTCAAGGGATAAGATTAAGAAGTACccatttaaataattattctCTGGTTGCTAGTTTTCTGATCAATCTCTTTCTATCCCACCTCTCTTGTAGCCCCAGGCTCCTCTTATTATGCTGTGGCTGTGGTAAAGAAAGATTCAGGGGTGACCTGGAATACCCTGAAGGGAAGGAAGTCTTGCCACACAGGCCTCGGCAGAAATGCTGGCTGGAACATCCCGATGGGTCGCCTGTTTGAAATTACTCAAGACTGTAACTTCAGTGAGTAACCATGATATTTATTTAAGCAAAGCAAAGCACACACCATGACCATTAAGCTAATTATCCTactaaacaatttttttttacagtatgttttggAAACTCAGCACTTGGTTATTAATGTTGTTAATTTAAAAGTAAGTCTTTTCCCAAACCTAAACAAAACTGTTAGTTAGTTTCAGTCAAGTCTGAGTCAAAAGGCAAAAGCTGAGCTCAACGCAACACTGAAAGTAAACCTCATCAGTGGAACATCCAATCCAGGCAGCCGTTGTGTCTCCTCCACATTTTATTCGGCAAAAACATTGTACAGGAATTTAATTGTTAAGAGAGCTGTTCTTTGCACACCTTCAAATCTAACACCGACTCACTTTTCAGCGAAGGTCTTCAGTAGCAGCTGTGCCCCCGGAGCAGATACCAACTCTCCGCTCTGTGCTCAGTGTGCCGGCAATGCCGATTCTATGTTCAAGTGCAAAGCCAGTAGTGAAGAGAGGTACTACGGCTACGCTGGAGCTTTCAGGTAGGAATCAACAGTAAAGTTGTTCTGTGCAGAACGTCTtatgtgcatgtactgtatgttgaaGTATTGGTTTGCATTCTTGGGAAATGTACAGATTTGCTTTCTCGCTGAGAATTTGGAATACCATAGATGCAAATCTCATCTCTCACCCCATTAAACCAGGGTGCTGTTTGTGCATTAGCACACCTGTTGAAAATATAGTGTTGCTGTACCATTTATTGTTCCCCACAAAgaaaatgccagaaaaaaacagtaaaagattTATGCTGACGACACAATCCATATCTTTGCcaaaatgcatgttttatttatgctATGCTAACTTGCCTCCCAGATCCAGCTCCGtactgacacacagacatatgAGTGGTATTGATTTTCTCATCAGTCTTGGCCACAAAGCAAATAAGCGTATtaccaaaaatatcaaactgttcctttaattaCTCTTCCAGCGCACCCTGCTCAGGGTGGCAACATTATCTTCATATTGCCTAACTTATGTGTTGCATGTTGTTGTAGATGTCTCGTGGAGGGTGCCGGTGATGTTGCCTTCATCAAACACACGATCGTAGAGGAGAACACTGGTGGTAAGACACCGAGCAGCTTTCACATCATCTCTCATCTACAACAGTGTTGTTTCCGATAAAAGTACAGCTCTCTTCCCTCCCACCTCTTCTTGCCAAAGCTAATGTTCCAGACTGGGCTAAAGGCAGTAAGTCTAGTGACTTCCAGTTGATCTGCCCTGAAATGGAGCAACCGGTGCCAGTCACTGAGTTTTCCTCTTGCAACTTGGCTAGAGTGTCTGCACACGCTGTGGTGACTCGTCCAGAGACCCGTGACAGGGTGGTCAACTTACTCAAGGATCAGCAGGTCGGTGATTTATTGTacttttcaattttcattttttaggGTTGGGGATTTTTTAcatgagaaaatattaaattttatGGACTAGATTTATAAATTCAAATCATTTCGAATCTTAATTCAATTTTTAGAAGAATTGTAataataaattgtgtttttgcaggGGCATGTTTGTTGGGACTATGAAGTAAAACTTTATCACTTAATATTGAGTGTTAAGAGTCATTCAAGTTTtgtaataatttgttttgtagGTCAGATTTCCTCCCTGTTTGCACCCTTGTACTTTTAAACACCTACAGCGTTACGTCGTATAGTTTTTCCAATGTGGCACAAAAAAGCGTGGATATTtgtcacacatttgttttaatttgtcattaaTTATCTTGACtttcaatttgtgttttgcctttAGACCTGTTGATTTCTGACCCTGATTATGGATGTATACATGACTTAACTTTAATTcaataagaaatgaaaaattgtgtttataatcaatattttgtcCTTTATTTACAGGAAAAGTTTGGATTGAATGGCACTGATGACTCATTCAAAATGTTCGAGTCAGACTCTGCCAAGAACCTCCTCTTCAAGGACTCCACCAAATGTCTCAAGGAGATTCCAGCTACCACAGACTATGAAGGGTTTTTGGGAAAAGAGTACATGAAAGTCATGAGTTCACTCAGACACTGCCAAGAATTCACTTCAGGTTGGTACTGCTGCGGGTTAACAGGACAGTCATTTAACAGATCAGCAATAGCCCAGACACATCATACACCTCGTAAAAGTTTCTGCTCTGCATTCTcaagttttttgtatttttctctccccaacagatttggaaaaaatgtgCACTTTCCATTCCTGTCAGACACACTAGTGGTGAACATGGACAGCTGGCTCTCAGTGATTCAAGCACCTCCCAACACTTCCCACCTTTGACCCAAAAGTCCCATTGAGTATTTTCTTTCCAATCCCAACCTGTTTTGAGAAGAACAAATGGATGCAATGCACAATCACAAACCAAAAATCAATTAACAATCATGTCCACGTCTGGTCCTTTCCATGCTGTTGACACAGAATGTTATATTGGTTATTTAATCTTGTTTTGTTGATTCATACCTCACTTTTCTCCAATAAAGCCTTTTAATGCTCATTTGTGCCAGtgtgtcatttaaaatgattgtaGTGTCTCGAAAAAGTGCACAGAAGTGTATTAATTGATAGAGGGAATAAAAGCAGTCTCCAACAAGCCCTTGTGTATATACTAtaattatttgcatttaatgCACAAGGCCAGTGTTGTAGGATAACTGGTATTGTAAAAGCTAAATCACTAAGTAAACaccaaaataataatcagttgATACTCACTTTAAATCAGGTTatcaaaaatgatgttttgaaaaatgGGGTGGCTGCTCTTCAGGGCCCCATGAGCCACTTTGTCCAGCTGGTTGatcttgtttctctcttgtACCCCACATTCACAATCTCTAAAGCTGAACCAGTTCTGGATTTATCAGTTAGTTTGCGCAGAAGCTTTTCAAATGTTAGGAATTTTCTGGTTTTCTAGTCATATGTGAAAGTTTACTCAATGTCTTCTTGTTGTGGAACAACAAGCAATTTGAGTATAAAACCTTGGACTCTAAGACttgcacattttatttaaaaaaataaaaggttaaacggccatttaaaaaaaaattcgaGAATGCCTGCCTGTTGCAACCTTCACTACTGTTGGTATCACTTTTCTATTAACCATGGGTGAAATTGCTGTTGTTTCAATCTGGCAGAAGCAGAGTCGTTAAATCATGGGCCATCTCATTAGCTGGATCATATTGCTCTTTTAGACTTTAGCACTCATCAAAAAAAgttaactgaaaaaacaatgttgatcTTGCCAAGATCAAAATAATTCCAGATCTCACAACTTGGGGTCTGCTGATTGATCTTTAATGTACTGATACAAACTCTTCTTTTGAGTATTGATAGTGTAGGAATCAATACCAAAAACATGGATCTGTCACGTATTAGATCACATTCTGGGcacattaataattcatagCAGTGCTGCAATATTGACATTCTCACCATTGCTTTTAGACTAGAGTTTTCACATAATGAATATTACTATTTACCAATTAATGTGACTAATTGATTAACAGAATACAGAAATTACTTCTTTCTGGTAAATATTTGGTGGTACTTCATCAATCATaatatagggctgcaactaacattattttgtttactgAGCACGATGccagtttttttctcaattgaTCCATTATTCGTTTTAGTTGAAATATCAACAAGTAGTGAAAAACACCCGTTCAAACTTCAAACTGCCCAAGTTGTCATCttaacatttattatatttgtctGTCCATCAGTAGAAGACCAAGATATTTCATAAACTATCATGTACGACAAAGAAAGCAGTAAATCAGCAAAGTCACACATCTGAGAAGTTAAAAGTGACATAAACAATAAAttgattgacttttttttctctgacttaCATGATAATACATAAGCTGCTTTTAACAATACGGTATCTGATCACCACAAAGGAACTACCGCTACACTGGAGCTTTTCTGAGGTTTGcccagttgtcatggaaacagatgatatagtaaaaaaaaatttaaaccaaaaaGGAACTACTGTGCAAGGCCACATTCTGTAAAAGTAACCCCAAGTCAAACATTGCGTTCGTTTCAGCTCAAAAACCACatattcactttatttattaCACACGGAAGATAAATATAGAGTCCTATCTGAAACAGAATCATTCCTCCTAAGAagaatgttttcagtttatcCATTCTGTACAATGGGAGAGAAAACCAACAATAATCATGATAACTataggaaataataaataatgacgATTAAAAAAAGCATACAAGTGTAGAAAGTTGAGGCATTAAAACAATAAGTATAAGGaaattcattttgagttttctgGCATGGGCacttttgttggggggggggggggggggcattctaGTATTTTGTTATGATGATATTAACAACTAGAAATTTAAAGATCACTCCTAACTGCGGCACCAGTTACATTATCCAGgctacatcaaatttaaagtgattatatttacagtatactTCATGCGAAAACAAACTGTATACATCCATATCTTAGTCGTTgctcttttaatgttttaaaaaaaaattgtgtctgtTTTAAATCTCTTGCTCTCCTTGCTTTAGTGCAATGGTACGTCTTTAACAAATGCCCCCCCACACACTATAATGCAATGTCATCTCCACCATTGTGGCATGAATTTTCCTCTGCTCCCAGTCTTGTTTAGCAAATTTTTTctacaataaaatgtaatagGGGGtgaattaaataatttgaaGGGCACATTTCATTtcgttttaaaatgttaatttttttcacgATCGGGACGAATCGGATGCCTTCAGCACGAGATCATGTCGTGAGGCCTGGCTGGATGAACTGACCGAGAAAGCTCCTGTGTCACATGACCAAGGAAACTGcattaaattttaattttccCGGAAGTTACCCATGCGACTTGGAGGCGCACCGGCTCCACAGACGAGAAACACCGCAATATGGCCTCGCTCTGAGCCTCCACACACGACAGTGGTGTACATACCGAACCGGCAATCCGTCACCATCGACGCCCTGATCATGGACCTACGGTCCAGAGGCTTTTTTCGGGGCCATCGGAGTTGTCAGTAGTGCTACCAAAGTGCTATATTGTTTGATTTTGAGCACGGTCACTTTTGCACGCCCGGGGATTTAAACCGAAGTGACAGCAGCGGCACTCACCCCGGCTGCCGGTTAGCTAGCTAGCGCGCTAAGTCAAGTAGCCAAAGAAAGGGCACCACTTCTCTCTCGGAGTAAAGGGACAGGGAACCTGCAACACAACGCTCACAGAAGAGCGATCGCGCCGAAGCCTCCGTGTTCAAATCGCACAACGTATTCACTGCTGATTCCCGGTaagagtataaaaaaaagagaagaagattgTAGCTTGAAGTTCGCCGGAGCCTGCCTTCGTTTCGTCAAAGGCACACGGGCTAGCTTGTGCTAGCTTGTGCTAGCCGCTGTTAGCAGGCCCCGGCGGCTGTCAGTCCGCACCTCGGGAGGGCTGGCCCGCTCACCTGGAGCGGACCACGGGGAGGGATGCGACCATCGCGACCCTGGTTGTTTCAGCCTCGATGTCGGTCCGCGTACGTATCATGTGGCTGGCGCCTTGCCGACGTTGGGCTACTGTTAGCTCAGGTGACAGCTCCGCTGGCTAACGGTGACCGTGGTCACCCCGGGCTCCGTGAGGCAGCCCGCCGCCGCGACATCACGTCGTGGCGCAAACGCGggttttctctgtgtctttttaCCCCCAGCGACAGTTTGACGCAGACATCGGTGCCGTTCGTGAAGAGATTCGCCCGCAGATGTGTCAGATTGACGGCTGGTGCCCGTGCAGCTCGTCGGGCCTGTGATCGGGTACATGTCGGAGGACGGGGCTGGGCTACACCGCTAACGTTGACCGACAATAGCTCAACTGTAACCTCGTCGGTGTCAAGTGTTGCAACATTGCCGCCACGACTCGGCTCATTTCGTCGTCgtcggttgtttttttattttatttcatatttcatatgttaACACGCCGCCGATCCGTGCGATAAAACCGAAATCGGGGCTTTGAACGTGAACTCGGCGCTGTTTGAGCCACGTAGCGTAACCGAGCGGAGCGACTGTGATGGTGGGACACGTAACGTTAGCCGGCTGCTGGCTAACGGCGGagccccgccgccgccgtccgCCCGGACGCTCGCCTCGCTAGCGGGCCGGTGAACCGCCTGTCGCGCCCCAGCTCGGCCGAGACGCGGCGGCCGCCCTCTCCTCGAGGGCCCGCCGCGTCGTGCGGGTCGCCCGCAGGGCCGCTGGCCGCCGCTGCCACAAACCATATGGCGACCAACGTGCGCTGAGGGATCCCGTCCAGAAGGAGGCATGGCGGCGCTAGCCGGCAGCTAACCGAGAGTTCCCCGTGTCAGCAGGTGGATGGAGCGTGACACGTCTCGCTCGTGTTGTCTCGAGCGCGGCGCCTTATTGTTCCACGACCCCGCGCGGacacattgtcattttgagTGTGTTATTTGCACACGTAGCTAGCACAACCAGGGGGCAGTAGCCGCTGCTCACACAGCAGATGAACTTTGACCTGAGGTATCCATTTTCTTCAATTCACCCCAAACCCAGAGCCGTCACGGTGGTTTGGTGGCAGTCACACGAGCTGGAAGAACATTTGCCAACCACTAttattccctttaaaaaaacaaacagtattgCTATTCACTCTGTGGCCCAGTCATGaacatttagaaatgtttttgttatttattttaaatctccaTCTGTTCAGCAGTTGAGTCTGGAACAACTGCGAAGGACTGAAAGACaaattcccccctttttcctgGAGTGACTAAGTAGCCACCGCGGCCCTTTTTCTACTCGAGCAACGGGCCGTTTTGGGTGATTAACATTTCTGAGTCTCTCGCAGTCCGACTTCAGCGAGTAATCCGCAAAGTGTATTAACACTTGACTGCTCAAAGACTAAATACATGATCCTTGCAATATGCAAGTGAACGAGATTGCAAGAGGTGCCGTTATCATAGGCGAAACCAAAGACCACACCCTCACTGCTTGGTTAGACGTGACCACACCAATGGTTCACGTCTTCATATTTCACGTCTGATGTCTCACCCTTTATGGCTGCAGTTATGTGCAACTGAGAACCTGTGTCTGCTagtaaaacacattcaaatcagtttttattttaaaagtaatttcatctcattgtgttcGATTCTGACTTTTCTAATGctttacacattttcaatttttgaacctctcctcctcagaaCGGCTGGCAACACAACGCCACCCTAATGCAGAACCATAAAAGAGCGTGAAATGAACAAACCGCCACAGCCTATAACGGGACCCAGTTCTGTCCCTAACCCCGCCCCTTCCCCTGGATTGACACAGGTGAGAGCCACAGACCTCATGCAATTCAagttcttttactttttctttttcttccctgggTGATGAGTTTGGTAACCTCTATTTATCCTCTATTCTCTCCTCAAGGCTGCCTACGGCCCTGGACAGCCCCCTTCTCTTGTGTTTgccacccccccacctccacaaATGAACTCTGCACCACAGCCAAGACAGGTATTGTTCAcagcatgttttctttgttttggctCAGATTATTGCATTCAGtctttggggtttgttttgctttgtatGAGAACCCTCCCTTTTTCTGCTCTTTCACAAAGATCGCTGACACTGCTTTTCCCGCTATAAGGCTTTGGCTaaatctgtgtatgtgtgcgcgtgacTATTTGCCATCTTTCTCCTTGAATGTCAATCTTGACTTATTTCCTCTCTTCTGCTGTTCTCCCAGTTTGCTGCAGGGCCCCGTACTTTACACCAACAGGTACTAACACCCCTCTCTTTTCCTTACATCCCCTCCGTCGCTTTAGTGTATTGCATGCTTACAGTTCGATATTTTGGAGAATTAAATGAGAACGCTGTAGTGTCCAGTAACTCTTCCTTACCTCTCTAAAAATGCATATTTCTCTGTTGGACCTTCAAGTTACACTGTTTTAAAAGCAGAGTTCATGTAGGCCTTAGTTATCTTAACTCATCCCCCATCTGCACaatactgaatatttttttaaaatttgtatgCTTCCAAGACAAAACCAAGTTCCAAACCTGTCAAGATAATGACACTAACTCACTGTACAGTGacagtgtgatttatttataaaataatctCGTGGTCATCTTAAGATCAACACAAGAATTGGCTTTTTAGCCAATTTATCTATTTTTGCCTCCCTAACATATGTTAAAACTGATGCCTGACTTGGGGTCATCTTAGCAATTTAATGTTAAAGTAAATGGATTTTTGGTATGCGCCTGCAGCCCTTAAATCAAATCTCCCACCACTTTAAACCTTTGTGGAGCCTGAGCGATTTATTGGTTTGCCGATTAAATCGGTCGATTTGAGCCCTTTACAGTCCACCGATGTAAATTtaattcacaaaataaaacaatgcagaaatatTGGCGATGGAGTCATTACGTAGTTTGCTCTGACTGCGTTGTTTACGGTGCTCCTAGCTCTCCCTGAGAAGCAGCATTAGTTGCAGCTGAAGGGTACTGTGTCTTAATGTTAAGGAactacgcacgcacgcacgcacgcacgcgcggaTCCTACTTGTACGCAGACCTGTAAAGAGTTGTATGTGCAGCTATGATTTTTTTGAGCTTACTGTTCCTAACTGTTTCAGATGCACTGCTGcctttcatcttcttccttcttACACTTTTGTAATCTCAAACTTCCACATTCTCTGTTGTCCTCATTTTCACCTTAATGTCactccctctcttgctctctgcTCATGTGTTGCGCGGCTGAAGGGTGGATACAGAGCATTACAGGTAACTGCTTTTCTCTTCGTCCCCCAGCTTAACTTGCGCTAACATCAGTGTTGCAGGGTAACCTGACATACAGTAGACTCTGTGTAACCCAGGAACTGAACTTGCTGAACACATGGGCAGTTACCGTGTGCTTTGCTTCCAGCCTGGTTCTGCTACATGCTAATGCCTGGGTTAAGACTACCATAGTAGGAGTCGACCGACTATTAGAGccgatattcaccatttttatggtTATTGGTATTGGCCATCTTTTAAGCCGATTTGCCGAAAAGATAATTTAATTATAAAACGTGCTGCTTTGGTTCGGATGTAGCCGCTGTCACTAATCCctggactttagcaatgtcctgtccatgtttgttggTCCGTataacttcataataatgctgctgatagctccctgcactttttgtgttaaggtcatgttaaaaggttctgtgaattaaacaaaGTTTTATGTTAAGAGTTTGTACTATTAAAAATTTCAAAAGCCATATTGATCAACCCAATTATCATAGTAAAGACACTTAAAGCACAGGCAGGGCAACAAGTTTGCTTGTGCTAAgacatcctcttcatccttctttcCCTTCCTTCTCGTCTGCAGAGTTACTATCCAAACCGACCAACAATGGCCACTAGTGCTCCAAGAGTACAGACGAGTAGCGGCCCCCGACCTGTTGGACCTACTCATGTCTACCCGACCAGCTCCCAGATGATGATGTTgtcccagcagcagctgtctTTTGCTGGATCCCCTCAGGGCTACTTCATCCCCCCTCCTGGACAGGTTGGTTCACATTAGTAATCATCAATTTGTTTGAACAAAACTCCTTATATTACTGTATAGGTCCAAATATAGCCTACCAGCTATTCTGGCTGAAATTGATTCGGCAGAACAGTGTAAATGCCCATCATATGGGCACCGTAATTGTTCCCTCTTGTTGTTTCTgactctttattttatttctaaagtACCGGGCCCCATACATGCCTCCTACTCAGCAGTATCCTGTGACCAGCGGTACAGCAGGCTTCTATCCGGGAACCAGTCCC encodes:
- the tfa gene encoding transferrin-a → MKLLLLAALLGCLAAASAAPTRELRWCVTSETELRKCSDLAAAAPVFACVRRNSILDCMRAIHAREADAITLDGGDIYQAGLDDYGLHPIIAEEYQSASETCYYAVAVVKKGSGFGFQDLQGKKSCHTGVGKSAGWNIPIGTLLSKELIKWKGSDDISLEEAVSNFFLESCAPGATVSKLCNLCKGDCSKTHSEPYYNYDGAFKCLTENKGEVAFVKHLTVPESEKENYELLCKDNSRAPIDNYANCNLARVPAHAVVTRKDQDMADFIWTSLNSVENFNLFSSEAYAGAKNLMFKDSTKKLVQLPPNTDHFVYLGPTYITILNSLKKVNIPSTPSNALKWCVVGSNEATKCDSWSDAANNDPEIVCTKAHSFEECLKKIMREEADAVTVDGGEVYTAGKCGLVPVMVEQYDQEQCSSTGAPGSSYYAVAVVKKDSGVTWNTLKGRKSCHTGLGRNAGWNIPMGRLFEITQDCNFTKVFSSSCAPGADTNSPLCAQCAGNADSMFKCKASSEERYYGYAGAFRCLVEGAGDVAFIKHTIVEENTGANVPDWAKGSKSSDFQLICPEMEQPVPVTEFSSCNLARVSAHAVVTRPETRDRVVNLLKDQQEKFGLNGTDDSFKMFESDSAKNLLFKDSTKCLKEIPATTDYEGFLGKEYMKVMSSLRHCQEFTSDLEKMCTFHSCQTH